The Pieris napi chromosome 4, ilPieNapi1.2, whole genome shotgun sequence DNA segment tctgaaataatttttcaggGTATATTCTCGCAGAGGAGGGTTTTGATGTATGGCTGGGCAATAACCGCGGAAACTACTATTCAAGGAGGCACTTGCTTCTAGATCCTAATGACACTAACAGTACCGATTTTTGGAAGTTTTCTCTTGACGAAATGGGTAACGTGGACTTAAGTTCCTCGATTGATTATATTCTGCGAAGAACAAGAAGACCCAACCTTCACTACATTGGAATGTCACAAGGCACTACCATTTACTTTGTATTAGGATCACTTCGACCTGATTTCAGTGAAAAGATTGCGTCAGCCCACATGTTAGCTCCTGTTGTATTTAACACTGGTAACGGAAACCCTCTTATGGATACTGTAGCACCCATTGTTGCAGCCGTTGTGGTAATTATTCTTGCTTTTGTACAAGCTGTTGctgattatattattgttattattatattttatttatttttagtcgTGGGCAACCGATAATGGTTTCGGTGAATTGTTCCCAAAGAGTGAGTTGATGGCAGACATTGGACGTAGATTTTGTAGGGACGGAGTTCCAACCCAAAGTCTTTGCAGTACTATACTCTTTATGCTCGGTGGCTGGAGTGAAAGTCAACACAATGCGGTATGCCATTAAgccaactttaaatatttaaatgaaccGGATAGTTTATCCAAATCATGCAAATGAAACTTCAACTCGCaattataatcatattttgttCTTTTCAGACCCTTTTGCCTGTTAAACTAGCCCACACACCAGCCGGCTCCGGCTTGAGACAATTCGCACACTTGACTCAGAATATGGCGTCAAAGAAATTCCGCAGATACGATTATGGCCCAATTCAGAATGTTCTGCGCTACGGCAAAACTACACCGCCAGAATACAATttacttaacattaaaaacCCTGTTTTTCTACATTATTCTGATGGTGATTCTAGAACAAATGACGTTGACATTCATCTGTTATACGACTCGCTTGATACGACCAAAGAATTAATCCGTGTGCCAGACGGTAACTTCAGTCACATTGATTTCATGTGGGGCAAAAATGCTAAAACTGTTCTATATGATAGAGTAATAAGTGAAATAAGAAAGATTGAAAGTtctcgaaaataaaataatataaaactaagttGTATTGTgtagttttatttcttttgtaggaataaaattcaatttattcaaataaaaatgaaatgattttatattgAGACATTAATATAGTCAGTGAATTTTGTAGTAGCCACGGtagtacattttgctcacgtAGGCACTTAGTTTTAAACAAGCtttttagaataatatataGCATCAAACTATTTTGATACTATCATTCTTTTTATTAGCATTAATATTTTGGCATAAAACTGTtttccttttaaatattacatttccctataatatataatttaaagcaTGGCTCAAAGTATCATCAATACACTAATACTGTCAGTTGTATAATACAAAAGTAAATCTGGagaattgaataaatacagttCTATATAATCATGTcatgttattaataatcatGTCAAGTTAATTTTGTATAGTGGTTAAAGAAAAAGTTAATAGATTCGCTTTATGACGATTgcaaataaaaagtttaaataaagttgATTTCCAAGATTTTTTCTAAAGTATATTTCACTACGTTTGGTTTGTTGAGTTGCTTTAGGATATCTGTTGAGGTTTTTGACTCAGTTATTTCGCTATTAGATATTATAGTCGTTCCATATAATGCTTTgtcataaattacatttttaacaaGTAAGTAGGTTGAGTAAATACAACataattctttaattctttattattgGCCACAGcaaatgaagaaaaatattattatacagtCTATGAGCTAGGAACATAACCACAAAACATTTATACATTACACCAACTACAATTTTTGATTACACGGATACAATATTTATCGTTCTAGAGGaaagaacattaaataatagttgCGATAAGTTGCAAATTCTAAAGCACAACACTTCATTGGACAAGCATTTGAAATTACTACATGTTTTAGCAAAACGTAAAGTAATACAAACTGtcagtatatattttattgaatatgggccaaaaatatcaaatacttTCGTAGATGCGGTTAAAATCTGAAAAAATATCTCTGCAATATAAGAATTAATgtcatattttataagaaaattttagccTAAACATTAATTGACACTAAAGTACTGTTTAGgtaaataagaatataaaaaatttaattctttataaataagctctgtaatataaaaacttttatcaaGTGGATATGGATTTTTGATTTTTGGTTCAAAtataatttggatattatagTAGTTTGTAGACATTACAAAATGGCTGGACTAtaggaaattaaaaatctttaagatttttttctttataggatacatttataaaaagtataattatatgttttagaTAGTGATTCCAGTCACTTATAAAGTTTCATATaacttttcaaaaattcatcCAATAGTCCAGACGCTAGAGGTAGTAGTATTCAATTAATTCCCTTTACGCATAAGAGAAAAGGGGGTAAAAAAATGGACCAAAAAAATAGACCGGCAAGATCCACATTATTAATCCTTGACCTTTTCTTAACTCAAATCCGTTGGCGAAATTCGTCACACACATTTTGAATACTCAACCACCTCTAGCGCCCGGACTACAATCTCCGGcaggaatttaaaatattcactaTTGCTACGATATTTTTCATGACATTATGTATCGTTTCAAAAATGTGTGACCaaaattttttccaacccaTTGATTTGTGTCATATTTGTTTACTAATATATTTCCATTTATCTATGATGTCAATACAAGATATAAATAACACACAAGCATTTggcatttgttaaataaatagcgATAAACTATTTCgacaaaaacttaaatacaaaaatagttcagtgttttgtaaataaaatacattatcgTTTCACAATAAAAGCTCTAACGAAATCAAGCCGAAAAATCGCATAGAAATCTTACTTCATAAACATCAATACGATTCTACAATTGTATACAcattgaaaattttcacatcgattataaaatactaaatatccATAATTACAAATACTTAAGACTAACAATGAAAAATCAGTCGACAAGACAAGAACAAGATATGATAGAACTTCTCAACGCTCTGAAGCTCATATTAAAGCTTAGGTTGTGGCACAAAGTTTTGCGGTGAGAGCTGTGCAAGATAGGTGAGGTCAGAAGGCAAAGCCATGAGGGATATTGATAACGAAAGTAATTAAAACGAGTCTATTGTTGAGATGGGACCGTTCAAACGTAGCAATTTGATAATAAACCAAATGCAATCTTTCTCTCAGATTGCATGCTtctatcattttttttaaaagacagaAAGTTTCTTCGAATAATGGACATCATGCAAGCATAGAACACGGCGTTGTTAAACCTGGTTTATTGTATAGGTCTCGGCATATTAAATGTTGGATGATTGGATGAGCTATTCAGATAAAGAAACGCGTCTCCTTCTCTTGTTTTAACCGACTTTAGCACTGATTTGACACAAATTTGTCGGaaacatttaatgtaattttataatccCGACGTTCAAGTACGCGATACTTTTCGATCATTTAATGAAACTAGTATTATGTATAATCATATATGGTGAAATTGCTACGTTTGTTCAGGTCTTACATATTCATAGAGAACTACAAACACAACAGCAAGTCTTATAATACTTGGTCGGGATTTTCTACTAGATTCTAACAACTAGGGACATAAGCTCTGAGAGTGCAGGCTATACAGTaattacacatacatatatatttagaaaaccAACATACGCAATATTCTCTCAATACAAGATACAGTCTTTGGTACacattaattatacatatacatctataatttaatactgataaaattttcttatctcataatacttttgtaaaaacCAACTCTTTAAATACATcgaaatctttttaaatatacttttcaataatatattgtcGAAATGTTAAATGGACGTTGTGCAGACAGAAACAGCGAAggatagttttatatttgtaaatacaattgaaattaaaagaaaatttattcagcGAATCgcagtttttgttttttaatgaaatccaTAGCCATTTTGTCCGTGTTTCGAGATTCCAGAATCTGCAAAATCGGGTGTCCTGTAAGATTAATAACAAGTTATTATTGCGAgcttctaatataaaaaaaaacaaaacaaatatagaaaaaacaaattctaAAACCACCTACTCAAGAAGTCTTCCCACCACGGTTAACAAAAcgacataatacatatataatatatatctagcATCACTCAATACCAGGACTTTAAGAACTCGTGAATCACTATCTGAGCTTGAAGCGTTGAAAGATGAGGTGAGGTGAAGGATGAGGTTGAGGATGAGGACAATCAATCGAAGAATGGAAAATATGGAAGAATGTTCCATAAAGGCAAAATTGGAGGCCAAAGAGGAGttggtttttataaaactcCATCGGTATGACGGAGGGAATAGCTATACtgcattttaaaatacccagCTTCAAAACAATACGGTTGACCGTCCAAGTCTACGCACTAACTGAACAAGCTGATGAACTAGAACATCATTCAAAATCACTCATCATCACACTATCTCAAATTATATAAGTAGGCGCTTGACAAAATGATGACGAATACATACTGGAAAAATTCGGCTACGAAAAGAGATCTCCTCTTAGAACATAATCTTACAATCAGCATCTTCAAGaagaataaaaacaacaagtgGACAGGGGTCAGAAAGTACAGAAatgaaatacattatattataagacAGACACCAAAGTAATTTCAAGGTTAAAGTTAAATACTAACCATCGCATGGTTATTGGTTAGAGAATCGCTTAAAATGGCACCCCCTAAGATTCATTGAAAGCACAATAGCTTGCCTAGCAGAAGACATATCGTAAAAACTAACGAACCAACATCATACCTATTAGCAACTCAGATCAGATAAATCGAAGAAACAGAACGCAAAAGATGGGAGCACGAACTCAAATTAACAGCAGGCTACAAACTGGAGAAgagctgcagtcggtactttcatactttgtttaatatcctaatcgcttgaaatatcatgcaggacaacgtctgtcgggtccgctagttataatataaaaaattaaaagtgcctgtgcttaaatttaaatttgaggACATGCAATTTTTGAAAACGTTTTGAAACGTTTGAATTTTTACTTTCCGATAATTAACGCGTGCTTTTATTTTGCCTTGGCGTTATCTTATTACGTTTTACGTAaacagtattatttatattcaacaTTTCCGGCTTTACTACAAGTACAGATCATCAATACTTATGATAGTGAATACAATTAGATAGCACGTGATtagataattgttaattaGTAAATGTAATCATTTGTTTCAATTCGAGATGATTACCGTCAAATAATCCTATCGTGCGTCACTGAATTATCGTTTACATCCGACATATAGCACTATTCCAATATTTAGTCTATATCTAATGATTTATTGTCATAACGTCTAGCTAGAGTATACTTAGTAGCGTCATATGGTTGCGTATTTTTTACTAGGATTTTAGacttatatttgtatttttctatagttTTCTTCAAGTACTGAAAGTGTCTCTTACATATTAACAGGTTTATCTAGGACGCAAATTGTGTGAAATCCTAATGTTGATGTGCTAATATATTAGCTGTGTTTCTTTGCTCTAACAATTATACAAACACTAACtttatacgagtatattgtagtaaaattatattatttcatagaTCAGAACAaatgtatcaaaaaaaaaCGAAGGTTACAATTCaacgtgtaatatttttataataattttcgtATAGTAGATATCACCAAGGATATAAGCGATTACGCTTACGCTTAATAAATGTTCcaatttgaattaataaacttttcaatataaaggtatttattattgtataattgttatttatagagTTGTTTAGAATATCCTccatatagtaataaataaaaacaaggtactcctacatataaatatatgctaCACTAAACCAATTAAAACTTCATTTAAAAGTGTTACTAGCGACAAACTTTTTTTGTCGGCTCTTTTTATGGACCATGCTTGTTGGGTAAGGTGTTGCGATTCAAACTTGTTAAGACGAAAATTGTTTAgtactaatttattttcagttttGTTCCAAACACAAATAAACACTTACCCCGATCATGTAACTGCATAAGTGGTAGCTCTATGGGCCTCAGAGGGTCCGGCGGTGCGTGACTATTGACCCCGGGCACACGTGAGATGGGTACAAAGGCTTCCCCGGCGAAATCGTCCGCGGTCAGTACATCCCGGTCCCACACGGATAAAGCCAGGGTCGCTTGTGGTGACCGACACGCCTCCAAGGACACGGCAAACTCGAAACACTCGTCCCACACCGGGTTCAGTGTTTtctagtaatattttaaaagggtTATTCCAATGAGGCTACAACCTCTTAAacttaacagaatgaagttgcccacggaagatgctacggcattggacataatttaaaaacaacattcgaatgataatagaatttatgttacacttaatgtaagagaataataataaatatttatttatttaatttttcaaatgtaaactgaactttatttactataatgactccttttggagtctttgattatttaattataattaattatttgcatgcaatcaaaaattatttttaataatgccaaagatgtataacttcttacgcgcgtacataagtacacgcacccttttttttataggtgATCGATAAGGGATCAACTTTCTGTGACTAATAACACTTCATTGTTTTCTGGGCCACTTCATTGTTGTTTTTTAGGGAGAGTCGGGACTTATTATATGACAGAAACATATTGGAGCGTGGCATATGAAAATCATAGAGCGCCCTAAGCCTCGGCTTAGAatcttagggtgagatctatagtgcgcacttggactttgctcagactttacttacgaaaaacactaaggttaaactatgatttagtatatttatagacattttaacggtgagattaagctaagctcaagctaagacagaaattgatgtttcatttcatgcaataccttctttattatcctttaaaaaagtaaagaatggttgtagttaagtctgagcaaagtctaagtgcgcactatagatctcacccttagtcTAACACTTGCCgttttcattataatgtttttcttcGTAAGGATAATTGCGTACATTGAAGAATAAGTTATTTGTGCAGTGAGTTCGAACACACGATCTCagaatgtttttaatacattacatacagttttattttacaaggaAAATCcctaaatttaatgaattaattaatcgGTTATGTACTATCATggatttaaatctatataaattcGATCACGTATGCACTGTCATGATATAATAGTTGATAACGTTCGAGGTAGCTATTGCTTTATTACTttctagttttttatttaaattgaatattaaaaaacaatgaatgttACTTAAAAATCTATAGCAAAAGTACTATCACAAAGAAGTAGTAGGTATATAAACTGTATGTTCTTACCTAGTAATGTcgagatttaaatatttaaagtcagTAATAACATTAAGGCATGAATGTAATTAAGATATACATTTATTGAACAACCTCCAAGGAAGCaacaacaaaaatttaaaagtgatTTCGGACTTTCAAAGTCCTAATTACGTAACATTATAGAACAGCTGTTTCCAAGTACTAAGGAGCGTTATTAAAATGCACAGCAGTTGATTCATAATTTAAACTCAGTCGTAATGTCTATAGGGCTGGAAGCATCAACGATAGTGATCTTGTCACGGGGTCAGagaagtcaaagtcaaagtcaaatcatttatttcaattagaccatctaaaatggcacttttgaacgtcaaaaaaaaatatatatatataaagaagattctagttgccccttccaaaaggtagtttcgtgtggagaagaatgggcatgGAATGGTGGAGTTTCTTCTCTTTTAATATTGTGTACCTcactaaaatatttgataaaatctCACAACAGAAAATGAGATCACAAATTATTGTCTTTATTTTAGTGTATagtgtataattataattcacaaaaaaatatgtatattcttTAGAAGTATCGTAACCCTcaataacattacattacatgcaTCAGACATACATCTGCGTAATTTTTAAAGCAAGTATCTGATTAACCTTTTGATCCTGATAATATTCCAGAATAATTACTGAAACTTTCGCCGAACCGAGAACGTGTTGTACGGCATATGCGTTTACCGTTAACATCGTACTACgtacgtattattttttatcatctgAAGTAAAGGGAACATTCAGCATGTATGATTAGTTTTGTCTGTAATTTATGCTATATTCATTATTGCGTTTTAACGTAAATAGTTAAAACTTTCTCTATTCATCAATGGCAATATGGGACCGATTTGTTtagtattattacttaatattaatacttgatattaataatgcacgtaaatataatttaaaaaacttgaaCGGCAGATAGAATTAAATAACGCACGCGTGAAAATTGAAATCTAGGGTTTTGCTCTCTAACCAAATGAAACCTCTGAGAGGATTCATTTATTTTCCCCAAATATAGTGGTCCATTAATATTCATGAAAAGGGTTTTCTAGAACTGCGTTTTatgaatacaaaaattattatagtaaaaaaattgaattctattaattatctactataaaataatagtactattgtagtatttatattacacaAGAATTTGTGCaatatgaaatgaaacatttttcaattcaaattttaaaaactttgtaatCACAACTCATTTCTAAAAAAGATTTCGAAACATAGAATTACCgttttagtataaattatatgaatttaaaaaaaactttataccCAATTaacgatttaaatattacgaTAATTTAAGCGGAGGTAAGTAGCGCTTCCATCATTTACGTGTTCCTGAGATTTCAACATCTatttctttgttattttttatttataagcaagCAGATAACCGTATCTTCTTTCgcgtaatgaaaaataattacagcCGAGTAAAAACACACGACGGCAGTTGAAAGTAAAACCTCACTGGTGTTAAAGGCTATAtctgtaattaaatatggcTCACCTTTTGTACATTAGTGGTCTGTTCGTGTGTTTTGGGGAAGAGCCTCTTGGGCAGCAACTCGAGGACCACGAAAGGGTCGCTTAATCCGTTCGGATCGAGCGGAATCACGTCACGCGCCGACAGTATTTCCACACATAGAGAGTCGTGATTGAAGTACACTCTGTAACAATGttagataacattttataaccgttttataaaaaatcgtaTTTGAGGACTAAGGTAAAACAGTACGTTGTTAATTGTTTACGTTTAAAGCTGAAAATACTAAACAAGTAGGTATAGTTATTGCAAATGTACCTACTTGTTTATATAgaaatgtgaataaatattttttatagtatactagtagaatatttattttatagtattaatTAACTGTTTGAAAGaagatttcatattttaaacgaaaaaaactttagataGGACAACAATTATAGTTTCGTTACCGAAATCAGAAAATTACCCTAAGAGAAATCGCTTGTGTTGTAAGTTTGAAGGTAAACCAGCCTTTAGTCGAATAAAGTCAAATTATCATCTATTCATACGAGTAACGTTATGTCACTTATGAgtgacaataaaaataaaaatcaagggcgtagataaggagaactggcaagaaactctccactattttaatataccaATATGGGGCCAATCGTACGTACGTTAACCTCTCAGCCATGGAAGCGGTGATTGACTTTTCTAATTGcatcaaattatttgttttgtttagttCACTGTCAATGTCGAAAGTGTTTTGTTTACgacgatttatttttttagacccgctttttaattgaaattaaacacAAGTCGCTCCTATGTAACTCTATAGACACGATATGCTTGATAAACCTATATTTAACGTTAAAGAGTAATTTCTTTGAGTCCCTTGTCAAACGGTCGTAATTTCTCTAAAACCTTTTAGTTCAACGTCTAGTGGAATTTGTCAGAGCCGttcaattacttatttaatctGGCAGATTTTGAGCGCCCTTGAGTCGAAATATTGTGCTTAATTTTTTCAGATATTTCAGAACGATTAATTGCGTTAAATACTATCAAATTAGAACAATAgcgtattataaaatagataaatattgtttaaagtaCTTTGTTAAGCTATTTTTATGTCAAGGTCGTGTTATGGATTTTATCTATGCGTACCAAAATTATTTCGATCTAAACACGATATACTCAGTATAACCATTTCTAATccgttaaacaaaatttaaacccGATCTGATGCCCGAAagatcttaaaaatataaaacagttaCAATTACACTAATAaaattgacgactcattggtctagtggttagtacccctgactgcgaatccatgggtcccgggttagatccccggctgagacgaacatcgatgtaatgagcatttggtgttgtgcttaggtcttgtgtgtttaaatatgtatttatatgtctatctatctataatatgtatgtatatccgttgcctagtacccataacacaagcttcaccagctggggctaggtcaattggtgtgaattgtcataaaaaaaaaaaaagctagtaaagaaatataatgtgataataaaatgttaacataatttttttagttcacaATTGCATTTACCTGATTAAGATGGACCCATAGGGCGAAGGCAGTGGTGTACGCCCTTGATCTGTTAACCGGTCCTCTAGCCAAAGCTCTAGCAACTCTTCAGTTGGTGCTTGGTGATATTGCATTCGTTGTTCTAGACGTTTCCATTCGGTATTGTGCACTTCCGTCATTGGGAGACctaatattatcaattaatgAGTTAGGCAGATCCGTTGCCGAAATTTTATCTATCTATTATGTCTACGACGTGTCAGCATACAATGCTTCTTCATAAgcctatttattttactagcatttatactatttttaattttgagattttaatcaGACCCAAGTATTATATGCTATATAGAAACGTACTTTTtgttaatcaaataatttgtacctTTTCCTTCAGCGTGGATAAATTCAGCGAGAAGATCCAACGCTTCCTTCAATCTGTGATGATAGACCCGGGGTTTCTCTGCACCTCCCGAGTCTGCTTGATTCGACACCTCCTTGAGCACAGCGTTCCAACAGGCCGCTAAAGCCCTTGTGAAGGCTCGAGGCAACAACCAGGTGTTCAAAGATGATAGATGTTGATCCAAATACTCCAATAGCGGTGTTATTGCCTGGGgattaaggccgatttacattatcttagtgtttaggagagtgctttgggatagtactttagttgaaacatgtaaacgctacttgctttagtaaacgttacgctaaagaacttgcctttcaagttgtactaaagcactctcctaaacactaagataatgtaaatcggcctttaagtATCACTACTAATATCGAGTAAGGATGGCATTTCCGATGTCAATAAAACTTCTGTCATTTGAGCTCTCGTCGATATGTtaacattgatatacaaaaaacccaagatgcacagtctcatataaaagtaacactcgaaagtgtcccgaaacactatttctgtccataacagtatatgttacaagcatatattattgcaaaatcaaccttacgcgaattgcttaaagttgttattacaacgcagtgtatacgtacttaaagcaataaaatttaacgaccgaccgtggtcggtaggacaaggtattgagtggagtcgaacatgacttttttatttacaactatttaacataattttaaatttatccgacttttcgggtgctttacagcgtgagtGGTCACGGtcactgaagacaaaaggtgttggatgttaaatagttgtaaatttataataatacataactttaatccagttaaaaagttttttctttaaattaaaaaaaaatgttaaattggctacctcctgacccacactttatatagcgtaaatatatttgtcaaaaactacacacaaaaaagttcaagagtacataaatttatttataaaaaaaaacacaaataaataacatcgactc contains these protein-coding regions:
- the LOC125049216 gene encoding lipase 3-like, whose product is MLLIVATFCVLATVGGSPNAKFVEELVKNNVFGSVSSGILEDARLDVPQLVRKYKYPLEEHHVITPDGYILTLHRIPHGRDSNTQSGNKPAVFVMHGVLCSSADWVLTGPGVGLGYILAEEGFDVWLGNNRGNYYSRRHLLLDPNDTNSTDFWKFSLDEMGNVDLSSSIDYILRRTRRPNLHYIGMSQGTTIYFVLGSLRPDFSEKIASAHMLAPVVFNTGNGNPLMDTVAPIVAAVVSWATDNGFGELFPKSELMADIGRRFCRDGVPTQSLCSTILFMLGGWSESQHNATLLPVKLAHTPAGSGLRQFAHLTQNMASKKFRRYDYGPIQNVLRYGKTTPPEYNLLNIKNPVFLHYSDGDSRTNDVDIHLLYDSLDTTKELIRVPDGNFSHIDFMWGKNAKTVLYDRVISEIRKIESSRK